The Plasmodium reichenowi strain SY57 chromosome Unknown, whole genome shotgun sequence genome contains a region encoding:
- a CDS encoding rifin, which produces RMKQKRQKSKEQRDKKTQEIIDKDKMDKSLAEKIEKGCLKCGCGLGGGVLPVWGLVGGLWYATWSQYVTQKALQAGIEKGIATVVTQLKEVANEFVSIKIDILKMINAETYRSAQSLTTSIYEATQKACAGNISQTAPICVRTGLRGTPFWYSEKVLDATREGISVAKSAEKAAITAENAKSTYLFSAIGYSVLAILIIVLVMIIIYLVLRYRRKKKMNKKAQYTKLLNQ; this is translated from the coding sequence ACGTATGAAACAAAAACGCCAAAAAAGTAAAGAACAACGTGACAAAAAAACACAAGAAATTATtgataaagataaaatgGACAAATCATTAGCagaaaaaatagaaaaagGATGTCTTAAGTGTGGGTGTGGGTTAGGAGGTGGTGTTCTACCTGTTTGGGGTCTGGTCGGCGGTTTATGGTATGCGACATGGTCACAATATGTTACTCAAAAGGCTCTTCAAGCGGGTATTGAGAAAGGTATTGCTACTGTTGTTACTCAATTAAAAGAAGTGGCGAACGAATTTGTTAGTATTAAGATTGATATcttaaaaatgataaatgCAGAAACTTACCGTTCCGCGCAATCTCTGACAACATCTATTTATGAAGCAACACAAAAAGCTTGTGCAGGAAATATATCTCAAACAGCACCAATTTGCGTTAGAACAGGACTAAGGGGTACTCCATTTTGGTATAGTGAAAAAGTATTAGATGCTACAAGAGAAGGTATTTCCGTTGCTAAATCTGCTGAAAAAGCTGCAATAACTGCAGAAAATGCTAAAAGTACATATTTGTTCAGTGCAATTGGTTACTCCGTCCTTGCCATATTAATTATAGTTTTGgttatgataataatttatt